One Streptomyces sp. P9-A2 DNA window includes the following coding sequences:
- a CDS encoding FMN-binding protein codes for MRKSHPVRRAVLATAATVSGIVLLLTLKPGSDQGSADAAGGAVPPAAAQSPQGGTQAIANGTVTGDAADTQYGAVQVRLTVSGGKITKAEAVQSPKGGQSDQINANAVPKLNQAAVAAQSGEIDAVSGATYTSAGYKKSLQSALDKAKAAGAAENGNGQGGAGSAQALGDGTVTGDAADTQYGAVQVRLTVSGGKITKAEAVQSPKGGQSDQINANAVPKLNQAAVAAQSGEIDAVSGATYTSAGYKKSLQSALDKAKAAGAAEAAESGGGSAADASAGSGSAGSGQDGAGGNAPAALKDGAVTGDAVQTEYGAVQVRITVEGGKITKAEAVQAPKGGQSDRVTNQSVPRLNQAVVKTGGADIDAVSGATYTSAGYKKSLQSALDQAGG; via the coding sequence ATGAGGAAGAGTCACCCCGTCCGGCGTGCCGTGCTGGCCACCGCAGCCACCGTCTCCGGGATCGTGCTGCTGCTGACGCTGAAGCCCGGTTCCGACCAGGGCTCGGCGGACGCGGCCGGCGGCGCGGTCCCGCCCGCGGCCGCGCAGTCCCCGCAGGGCGGCACCCAGGCCATCGCGAACGGCACGGTCACCGGTGACGCGGCCGACACCCAGTACGGCGCGGTGCAGGTGCGCCTGACGGTGAGCGGCGGGAAGATCACCAAGGCCGAGGCCGTCCAGTCCCCCAAGGGCGGCCAGAGCGACCAGATCAACGCCAACGCCGTACCCAAACTCAACCAGGCCGCGGTCGCCGCGCAGAGCGGCGAGATCGACGCGGTGTCCGGCGCGACGTACACCAGCGCCGGATACAAGAAGTCCCTGCAGTCCGCACTGGACAAGGCGAAAGCCGCCGGAGCGGCCGAGAACGGGAACGGGCAGGGCGGCGCGGGGAGCGCGCAGGCCCTCGGCGACGGCACCGTCACCGGTGACGCGGCCGACACCCAGTACGGCGCGGTGCAGGTGCGCCTGACGGTGAGCGGCGGGAAGATCACCAAGGCCGAGGCCGTCCAGTCCCCCAAGGGCGGCCAGAGCGACCAGATCAACGCCAACGCCGTACCCAAACTCAACCAGGCCGCGGTCGCCGCGCAGAGCGGCGAGATCGACGCGGTGTCCGGCGCGACGTACACCAGCGCCGGATACAAGAAGTCCCTGCAGTCCGCACTGGACAAGGCGAAAGCCGCCGGAGCGGCCGAAGCCGCCGAGAGCGGTGGCGGCTCCGCCGCGGACGCGTCCGCCGGCAGCGGTTCCGCCGGGAGCGGGCAGGACGGAGCCGGGGGGAACGCCCCGGCCGCCCTCAAGGACGGCGCCGTCACCGGTGACGCGGTGCAGACGGAGTACGGAGCCGTGCAGGTCCGGATCACCGTCGAGGGCGGGAAGATCACCAAGGCCGAGGCCGTGCAGGCCCCCAAGGGCGGCCAGAGCGACCGGGTCACCAACCAGTCCGTCCCGAGGCTCAACCAGGCCGTCGTGAAGACCGGCGGCGCGGACATCGACGCCGTGTCGGGCGCCACGTACACCAGCGCCGGGTACAAGAAGTCGCTGCAGTCCGCGCTGGACCAGGCCGGTGGCTGA
- a CDS encoding argininosuccinate synthase — protein MTERVVLAYSGGLDTSVAIGWIAEETGAEVIAVAVDVGQGGEDLDVIRKRALACGAVEAEVADAKDEFADEYCLPAIKANALYMDRYPLVSALSRPTIVKHLVAAAQKHGATTVAHGCTGKGNDQVRFEAGIVALAPDLRCIAPVRDYAMTRDKAIAFCEAKGLPIATTKKSPYSIDQNVFGRAVETGFLEDIWNAPIEDVYEYTQNPAVAREADEVVITFKEGVPVAIDGKPVTVLQAIQQLNERAGAQGVGRIDMVEDRLVGIKSREVYEAPGAIALITAHQELENVTVERELARYKRQVEQRWGELVYDGQWFSPLKRALDGFITEANQHVNGDVRMTLHGGRAVVTGRRSESSLYDFNLATYDTGDTFDQAAAKGFIDIYSLSSKIAAKRDLA, from the coding sequence GTGACCGAGCGCGTCGTACTCGCCTATTCGGGCGGTCTGGACACCTCCGTCGCCATCGGCTGGATCGCCGAGGAGACGGGCGCCGAGGTCATCGCCGTTGCGGTCGACGTCGGCCAGGGCGGCGAGGACCTGGACGTCATCCGCAAGCGCGCGCTCGCCTGCGGTGCCGTCGAGGCCGAGGTCGCGGACGCCAAGGACGAATTCGCCGACGAGTACTGCCTCCCGGCGATCAAGGCCAACGCCCTCTACATGGACCGCTACCCGCTGGTCTCCGCGCTGTCCCGGCCGACGATCGTCAAGCACCTCGTCGCCGCCGCGCAGAAGCACGGCGCCACCACCGTCGCCCACGGCTGCACCGGCAAGGGCAACGACCAGGTCCGCTTCGAGGCCGGCATCGTCGCCCTCGCCCCCGACCTGAGGTGCATCGCCCCGGTCCGTGACTACGCCATGACCCGCGACAAGGCCATCGCCTTCTGCGAGGCCAAGGGTCTGCCGATCGCGACCACGAAGAAGTCGCCGTACTCCATCGACCAGAACGTGTTCGGCCGCGCCGTCGAGACCGGATTCCTCGAGGACATCTGGAACGCGCCGATCGAGGACGTCTACGAGTACACGCAGAACCCCGCCGTGGCGCGCGAGGCCGACGAGGTCGTCATCACCTTCAAGGAGGGCGTGCCGGTCGCCATCGACGGCAAGCCCGTCACCGTCCTCCAGGCCATCCAGCAGCTCAACGAGCGCGCGGGCGCCCAGGGCGTCGGCCGGATCGACATGGTCGAGGACCGCCTCGTCGGCATCAAGTCCCGCGAGGTGTACGAGGCCCCCGGCGCCATCGCGCTGATCACGGCCCACCAGGAGCTGGAGAACGTCACCGTCGAGCGCGAACTCGCCCGCTACAAGCGCCAGGTCGAGCAGCGCTGGGGCGAACTGGTCTACGACGGCCAGTGGTTCTCCCCGCTCAAGCGCGCCCTGGACGGCTTCATCACCGAGGCCAACCAGCACGTCAACGGCGACGTCCGGATGACCCTGCACGGCGGGCGGGCCGTCGTCACCGGCCGGCGCTCCGAGTCGTCCCTGTACGACTTCAACCTCGCCACCTACGACACCGGCGACACGTTCGACCAGGCGGCGGCCAAGGGCTTCATCGACATCTACAGCCTGTCGTCGAAGATCGCCGCCAAGCGCGACCTCGCCTGA
- a CDS encoding FAD:protein FMN transferase has protein sequence MGTVFSFDVRGGQPAAVHAALEDAAAGLRRVDEVFSTYRDDSQISRLARGELTVGECDPEVAEVLELAAEAERVSDGWFSTRYRGGLDPTGIVKGWATERAARRLAEAGAVGVSLNGGGDVQLLGTPGAGRPWRVGVADPLRPGGLAAVVSAAGTDELAVATSGTAERGDHIVDPRTGRSAVTDLVAVTVVAPRLTWADCWATAAFAMGSREGLAWLETLPDVEALLITAGDEVRCTGGLASRLG, from the coding sequence ATGGGGACCGTCTTCTCCTTCGACGTCCGCGGCGGGCAACCCGCCGCCGTGCACGCGGCGTTGGAGGACGCGGCCGCCGGACTGCGCCGCGTCGACGAGGTGTTCAGCACCTACCGGGACGACTCGCAGATCTCGCGGCTCGCGCGCGGCGAGCTGACGGTCGGGGAGTGCGACCCCGAGGTCGCCGAGGTGCTGGAGTTGGCCGCGGAGGCGGAACGGGTGAGCGACGGCTGGTTCAGCACCCGTTACCGGGGCGGGCTCGACCCGACCGGCATCGTCAAGGGCTGGGCCACCGAGCGGGCCGCGCGACGGCTCGCGGAGGCCGGGGCGGTCGGCGTGAGTCTCAACGGCGGCGGTGACGTGCAGTTGCTGGGGACGCCGGGCGCCGGTCGGCCGTGGCGGGTGGGTGTGGCGGACCCGCTCCGTCCGGGCGGCCTGGCGGCCGTGGTCTCCGCCGCCGGGACCGACGAGCTGGCCGTCGCCACCTCGGGCACCGCCGAGCGCGGTGATCACATCGTCGATCCGCGCACCGGCCGCTCCGCCGTGACCGACCTGGTCGCGGTGACGGTGGTGGCGCCCCGGCTGACCTGGGCCGACTGCTGGGCCACGGCCGCCTTCGCGATGGGGTCCAGGGAAGGGCTCGCGTGGCTGGAGACGCTGCCCGACGTGGAGGCGCTGCTGATCACCGCGGGTGACGAGGTGCGCTGTACGGGAGGTCTGGCGTCCCGGCTGGGATGA
- a CDS encoding ferredoxin reductase family protein translates to MTTTLAGGRAARRQTMRRIRPRRSPAVPLLLAVGAGAVAVLWLWWNNTPSISDTTGRIIAAGRITGLLAGYLMALVVLQMARVPALERRVGSDRVARWHAMSGRYTVSLVIAHVFLIMWGYALQAGKTLGDIVQQTITSVDQLPDMGKAAIGTGLLFVIAFLSIGPVRRRLPYDSWYHVHLLTYAAMYLTFWHQITTGNEFAVEPSAKTFWYGLYGAVTALVLWYRVLTPIRLNLRHRMRVEAVIEETPGIVSVLIGGRKLHRIGAEAGQFFRWRFLAPGMRFSSHPYSLSAAPRPDMLRITVKAIGDHTSRLRDLEPGTRVWAEGPYGAMTAQRRSRGKVLLVAGGVGITPMRALFETLPGGSGDITLLYRANTTHDLALWNELAKIADERGARLMYAVNSPDGERPDISADSLRRKIPDIDDHDVFMCGPPGFAQSVYDALRGAGVPARRIHHESFEM, encoded by the coding sequence GTGACCACCACGCTCGCAGGCGGACGTGCCGCCCGCCGCCAGACGATGCGCCGCATCCGTCCGCGCCGCTCCCCAGCCGTGCCCCTGCTGCTCGCCGTGGGGGCGGGCGCGGTGGCCGTGCTGTGGTTGTGGTGGAACAACACACCGTCCATCTCGGACACCACCGGCCGGATCATCGCCGCGGGCCGTATCACCGGCCTCCTGGCCGGCTATCTGATGGCCCTCGTGGTGCTGCAAATGGCCCGGGTGCCCGCACTGGAACGCCGGGTGGGCTCGGACCGGGTCGCCCGCTGGCACGCGATGAGCGGCCGCTACACCGTCAGCCTGGTCATCGCCCATGTCTTCCTCATCATGTGGGGCTACGCCCTCCAGGCGGGCAAGACCCTCGGCGACATCGTCCAGCAGACGATCACCTCGGTCGATCAGCTGCCGGACATGGGCAAGGCCGCCATCGGTACGGGTCTGCTGTTCGTGATCGCCTTCCTCTCGATCGGCCCGGTCCGCCGCCGGCTGCCGTACGACAGCTGGTACCACGTGCACCTGCTGACGTACGCGGCGATGTACCTGACGTTCTGGCACCAGATCACCACCGGCAACGAGTTCGCCGTGGAGCCGTCCGCGAAGACCTTCTGGTACGGGCTCTACGGCGCTGTCACCGCGCTGGTCCTCTGGTACCGGGTGCTCACCCCGATCCGGCTGAACCTGCGTCACCGGATGCGGGTCGAGGCGGTCATCGAGGAGACGCCGGGCATCGTGTCGGTGCTGATCGGCGGGCGCAAGCTGCACCGGATCGGCGCCGAGGCGGGGCAGTTCTTCCGCTGGCGGTTCCTGGCACCGGGGATGCGGTTCAGTTCCCACCCGTACTCGCTGTCGGCGGCGCCCCGTCCCGACATGCTGCGGATCACGGTGAAGGCGATCGGCGACCACACCTCCCGGCTGCGCGACCTGGAGCCCGGCACCCGGGTGTGGGCGGAGGGCCCCTACGGGGCGATGACCGCCCAGCGCCGCAGCCGCGGCAAGGTGCTGCTGGTCGCCGGCGGCGTGGGCATCACACCGATGCGGGCCCTGTTCGAGACGCTGCCCGGTGGCTCCGGCGACATCACCCTGCTCTACCGGGCCAACACCACGCATGACCTGGCCCTGTGGAACGAGCTGGCCAAGATCGCCGACGAGCGCGGCGCCCGTCTGATGTACGCGGTGAACAGCCCCGATGGGGAGCGCCCCGACATCTCCGCGGACAGTCTGCGCCGCAAGATCCCCGACATCGACGACCACGACGTCTTCATGTGCGGCCCGCCCGGGTTCGCCCAGTCGGTCTACGACGCACTGCGCGGCGCCGGGGTCCCCGCCCGCCGTATCCACCACGAGTCGTTCGAGATGTGA
- a CDS encoding arginine repressor has product MTTSHDQDHGQPAGPAVPQTRTARHRRIVDTLNRQPVRSQSQLAKLLADHGLTVTQATLSRDLDELNAVKIRDTDGDLIYAVPSEGGFRTPRAPLGESAKEERMRRLSQELLISAEASANLVVLRTPPGAAQFLASAIDQAELHDILGTIAGDDTLMLISRDPAGGQALAEHMLRLAQNGN; this is encoded by the coding sequence ATGACGACGAGCCACGATCAGGACCACGGACAGCCTGCAGGGCCTGCCGTACCGCAGACCCGCACCGCGCGCCACCGCCGGATCGTGGACACCCTCAACCGACAACCGGTGCGTTCCCAGAGCCAGTTGGCGAAACTGCTCGCCGACCACGGACTGACCGTCACCCAGGCGACGCTCTCCCGGGACCTGGACGAGCTGAACGCGGTGAAGATCCGCGACACCGACGGCGACCTCATCTACGCGGTGCCGAGCGAGGGCGGCTTCCGCACCCCGCGCGCACCACTGGGGGAGTCCGCCAAGGAGGAGCGGATGCGGCGGCTCTCCCAGGAACTGCTGATCTCCGCGGAGGCGTCCGCCAACCTCGTCGTCCTGCGCACCCCGCCCGGCGCCGCCCAGTTCCTGGCCTCGGCGATCGACCAGGCCGAACTGCACGACATCCTGGGAACCATCGCCGGCGACGACACCCTCATGCTGATCAGCCGCGACCCGGCGGGCGGCCAGGCGCTGGCCGAGCACATGCTGCGACTGGCGCAGAACGGGAACTGA